The Montipora foliosa isolate CH-2021 chromosome 1, ASM3666993v2, whole genome shotgun sequence genome has a window encoding:
- the LOC138006993 gene encoding LOW QUALITY PROTEIN: golgin subfamily A member 4-like (The sequence of the model RefSeq protein was modified relative to this genomic sequence to represent the inferred CDS: inserted 1 base in 1 codon): MADEDSDNASQDLIRNLLEKIQTIRDKISKRKEHLEEVTEKYHNEARHLQGILSKLRDLEDSFNAGEKIKDEFVEFCNLIDSRCHDVTGRLQNLDDILDTIREEEEKGPRLADRVRGMDIKVLSTSEGHKEFLDLKLEVDEWYDTLRQRFKDGKKRKLSLISKVNVEDVSQLLNAWKKASEVAREYSRMFALMKKDMESNEQSLRAKMEKIQAKAETINERNKTLDSEISLLQDKIVDAEATILQNQTVQEEIAEDLRGKVRDLSEQLRDEKRINFEKEMNVDELKGNVKDLTTREEMNKQKIALLEEHNKMLQDDIEALQERLARGEQGKDEAEALLLEIQKELNVLDDAREEFDNSVGKDDTNDFKRVNQLVQTLKKKLDDNEGYIQNLESEIKGEKDRNIESIERNKALHEEILLLHNKILEAEKKILLNQNRHDEITEDLREKMKYLNMQLNDEKRTVFEKQMEADELRVKINDLETREELNQQTIEMLKERHKLLEDDVESLRERLLEREKGRDEAEAILFEIRKELSVLEDAKEKGTSDTEDFQRVNQLVHILKKKLEDNDVYIEILESEVQAEKSQKNESIERNKALDDEISLLRDKIVEAKETILRNQAIHDETAKDLRERMTDLTKQLNEEKRIVFEKGVEVEEIKGKVNFLETREELGQQKIEILEEENNLLRADIESFQRQLSEAQKEKEEVESLLIEMQRELSELEDTEEKGLNIAGNGDSNDYKRLNQLVQTLKKKLEDNQTFIENLRGEIQAEKDLNSEGAQRNTTLVDEISLLRDKVVESEATILKNQATHDEITDDLKVRVEDLNKLLSDEKYVNFEKGVEADELKAKVTDLKGREELSERKIEILQERNKLLQEDIESLQEQLLEGERGKDEAEALLFEIQKELDVLDDDKEGEEIIGGVTKHFARVRLLVQTLKKKLEDNQGYIQNLESEIKGEKDRNTENIDEIERLLRRIESEXKGKEEQGQLIETIRNLLDENEKLAADLESQNKALNEDIAEERDRVMELRGRVGELQQTINDEKRVNVDMEMEVSKLKNQLEDEESKNELSLKRIELLQQEINNLLQTIKEKVGTLEELRSQVCDYEDLKDKLKAERQRNEDNVQSVMELQNRVVRNEKILEEKEEEIRKITVELKITQEKLENAEKELEWIKENNKLLSGILQEKDRSLLEKEERLKQALANLNSERTVQNEYSVKCEMLEKKIYLTESENKEVTKVAELAENELKKEKERNAEKDEELNKLKELIEEERQKNQDSQRFIHDLEEQLSDADALNQYNQGIKSNSIENLMEAEKQNEQLLNIIEEMKENVNEKELGIEELVTRYAVEEQKLRDEVTHLKHQLDFSRMDNQTKTDIIKYLKDEVDRMNNVMRIKESVFGVERRGSNENVSQRVQELEQCPDASILPEYEDRLGEEPGKELDEQESDVQEFLEILEGEKRKNIVYEDMIQRLEEMVRLKDVLSNTDECDSGNTERANETRKELYFKTEEYKDKKHGYMHEEVIRLGEIIDDLRGRLRAEQRQVKDRDHLISRLNEANKRDLARNEDLSGQLHAVKERAMQQLRHSEEMTKKVEDGQKLIRDLEVQVEKEKLRASTIESVLATEKGKSTEKKEVTKDLKRRVEEYQKTVNDIKGKVDKINRHLHCMSPGGHDSPRVGAPEASMKRINERLASHSSFIRELKASVSAVEETSKTIREELRTHTDKNTKQDRKIEELLGRSSEYDNLVVEMKQELGEIRKSYQELSGDLAPVKDIHASDGRPESPTKLLRSMPEHELMKQMSNFEELLEALFSEEARRIEELQDKLDEVFQKNIEFSSILLEIKANFEDDRSKRVPWEVERDELKTTVSKSEAKIDHLVSTLEKEEMEKEKLREKIQGMEDEVKDKEKLSHTLQTEIREAEKIIKKLEKELKEEQKLNSDLQETMIKELDENLQDSKNKLEEIKMQADQELQKTVALSMEENSKKEEQIRELENEMEKQGHLLEELRSCLEKEQNSVFELNERLEIERSNSAMKENMIADLREKLKSEIERSKELSKVIMEAEDRTLRLSEALTTEQVRGVEREDAMKHLRETLKVEEGRLSDATDALEEEMQRTKHLKEKLSFEQLLKSEFERELDKTKTSLAEERKAKDTVLGELNRDKSSLYETGNKLKEQEDTAKQMNNIMDELKSELDTERKCYQILTARLQSEQNRIVELEIKLNKAETVINSDKSLLDNLRENCLQVEEKQCEVLEKLEKAEKLIREKDEEINTLINELAAEKIRVEELLADLESERLFKSQMEERIKELEETTTRDELLFEELRRKIDAEAIKNREIAEQCDQERMKGQMLQKRVRELEKHVAQDSETFDELKRNIEAEKEQSRKLDEMLQKERNETVRRDNILTDLEGQLHMERIARDEVTGQLEYERKCNSDLHDQLRLSREEEFNRKEIERKLTEEMKYEMQEKIAIQAQKAEELESMLESEQFKVFEKEISRSELQNTLEQKDRLLGQVADELAKDLEDGQSSTDDEKESRDRNVVDGLGRTRGDFQEKKNQYDDLFDAILARRTIEKNGKQKSRERKRRLVEKESLLEDLNRKYEEERKQKVERVLELQEYEERITLFQNERGAYREKSERLQYDLESERNRSHDFETLLADEQKKNHDLDELVRSLENKVNEGFSRMHATTEQYEERMRENRARQEENIKLRNLCGVQQDKIEQLHKELEGIRILCQEKENFAQDAICQVKDLKKEFDEAERDICVKEVEEKRKSGSQHDNDAPIETAKESREALSSLRDEINNVKRIMNNKLRELTDLRKQLSETGDVTDSASFRKMQERALKAETQLKKLQSSYQLLQADIEIKKFLVEEAHAEAKSLRNALNEKVRIIIELSSSKESDKASRTKEEYRDENEIHKLKLNLSMKEKEIENLSKEYKAQLAKKDSELRDLEMSVQVVKSVYQGLTVEKEREDALKNAEKMRKSKEDIGTAVEMVADLKEQIDTLQGEIAEQQQIAQSLKEDDKSAKLRGENEKNYLKRRTSIRGVISTQIDEKEKKLKRLQTLLVSIENRYGRDILRLRERDENGESTKSEEVNLSATLPLPDLVGNAVQCAVKGNDESTIEYAHPDQNNQSGVDENVLLNEKSRKPLVKWKTFFVFVFAAIALGVFGVVFGSKASGLWLGVIAASVISIFVFVNRLGKNVTEEGSRGVRYREKELLDKIEEMSILREGDEKLIGELKRQLQDEIADKEVKRVEMEQLLATNDAISSYDKQRDAEEFEARMRQEIEKTKLYEAEKSKRGFEEYKVLQEKIDYMRQLRESDMMERQAKIAELEKLAVISDERREYGIKAFNIPISVIPICLAISFLLCKLSVLHFAAPYVMFGIAVTFSTNAWLSRKKVAQMLRYERQNFEEQNEEMDEMTDLLDRQFDVVKSQKSAIDMLMKEIEKEKQERKEKRNTLAKLIWQLQELEGMQHIISKQSPKRKETKELEDAVRSKAEEKALERAKFYNSMINTLKEINADEEENGEMAADLQNSVQELADLAEDQLEEKKNLEWAQEKRERPKKKTDISWRTVTFVAVNVGVLAVCVALQSYLVAALTAFQALVYCLGKREESFDQVIVKLRRETIRNQLLQSENQKLKKLLDTEKTYKMSDELALEIKKKQKTRQSRKSSCK; the protein is encoded by the exons ATGGCTGACGAAGACTCTGATAACGCTTCTCAAGACCTCATACGAAATCTTCTAGAAAAAATTCAAACCATACGAGATAAGATCAGCAAAAGGAAGGAACATTTGGAAGAGGTTACAGAAAAGTACCACAATGAAGCAAGGCATCTCCAAGGAATACTGTCAAAGCTTCGGGACCTCGAAGACTCTTTTAATGCTGGTGAAAAGATAAAGGATGAATTTGTAGAATTctgcaatttgattgacagcagGTGTCATGACGTCACTGGAAGATTGCAAAACTTGGACGACATCTTGGACACGATAAGAGAGGAGGAGGAGAAAGGGCCACGTCTTGCAGATCGTGTCCGAGGTATGGACATAAAAGTACTTTCAACAAGCGAGGGTCATAAAGAATTCTTGGACTTGAAACTAGAGGTGGATGAGTGGTATGATACTCTTCGCCAAAGGTTTAAAGACGGTAAGAAACGGAAGCTGTCCCTGATCTCAAAAGTCAATGTTGAAGATGTTAGTCAATTGCTGAATGCTTGGAAAAAGGCTTCTGAAGTTGCAAGAGAATACAGTAGAATGTTTGCACTGATGAAGAAAGACATGGAATCTAATGAACAGTCCCTAAGAGCAAAAATGGAGAAAATACAGGCTAAGGCAGAAACAATTAATGAAAGGAATAAGACCCTAGACAGCGAGATTTCACTTCTGCAGGACAAAATAGTAGACGCAGAAGCAACGATCCTCCAAAATCAGACAGTGCAGGAAGAAATTGCGGAAGATCTAAGAGGGAAGGTAAGAGATCTCAGTGAGCAATTAAGAGATGAAAAACGCATCAACTTTGAAAAGGAAATGAACGTTGATGAACTGAAAGGAAACGTTAAAGATCTGACGACGAGAGAGGAGATGAACAAACAGAAAATTGCTCTGCTGGAGGAGCACAATAAGATGTTACAAGACGATATAGAAGCCTTGCAGGAGCGACTTGCAAGGGGAGAACAAGGAAAAGACGAAGCTGAGGCACTGCTGTTGGAAATACAGAAGGAGTTAAATGTCCTTGACGATGCAAGAGAGGAATTTGATAATAGTGTGGGGAAAGATGACACAAATGATTTCAAACGTGTTAATCAGCTTGTGCAGACGCTCAAAAAGAAGCTGGATGACAATGAAGGTTACATCCAGAACTTGGAAAGCGAAATAAAAGGAGAGAAAGATCGCAATATTGAAAGTATCGAAAGGAATAAGGCTTTGCATGAGGAAATTTTACTCCTGCATAACAAAATATTGGAGGCTGAAAAGAAGATTCTTCTTAATCAGAACAGACACGATGAAATTACAGAAGACctgagagagaaaatgaaatacCTAAACATGCAACTAAATGACGAAAAACGCACtgtctttgaaaaacaaatggaagCGGATGAGCTAAGAGTTAAAATAAACGATTTGGAGACAAGAGAGGAGCTGAACCAACAGACGATTGAAATGCTTAAGGAGCGTCATAAACTGTTAGAAGACGATGTAGAATCATTAAGAGAGAGACTTTTGGAGAGAGAAAAAGGAAGAGATGAAGCCGAAGCAATTCTTTTTGAAATTCGAAAGGAATTAAGTGTTCTTGAggatgcaaaagaaaaaggaacaagTGACACAGAGGACTTTCAAAGAGTCAATCAACTTGTCCATATTCTTAAGAAGAAGCTGGAAGACAATGACGTTTACATCGAAATTTTGGAAAGCGAAGTACAAGCAGAGAAAAGTCAAAAGAACGAAAGCATCGAAAGGAACAAGGCATTAGATGACGAGATCTCACTTCTTCGGGACAAGATTGTAGAGGCCAAAGAGACGATACTTCGAAATCAAGCCATCCATGATGAAACTGCGAAAGATCTTAGGGAAAGGATGACAGACCTAACTAAGCAACTAAATGAAGAAAAACGCATTGTCTTTGAAAAGGGAGTGGAGGTCGAGGAGATCAAGGGAAAAGTAAACTTCCTGGAGACAAGGGAAGAGCTGGGCCAACAGAAAATTGAAATTCTTGAAGAAGAGAATAACCTGTTGAGAGCAGATATTGAATCTTTTCAAAGGCAACTCTCAGAGGCGCagaaggaaaaagaagaagtagAGTCACTGCTCATTGAAATGCAGAGAGAATTAAGTGAACTAGAGGATACCGAAGAAAAAGGATTAAACATCGCGGGCAACGGTGACTCAAATGACTACAAGCGTCTTAATCAGCTCGTCCAGACACTGAAGAAAAAGCTGGAAGATAATCAGacttttattgaaaatttaagagGTGAAATACAAGCAGAGAAAGATCTCAACAGCGAAGGCGCCCAAAGGAATACAACCTTAGTTGACGAAATCTCGCTTCTTCGGGACAAAGTTGTGGAATCCGAAGCGACGATTTTGAAAAATCAAGCCACACATGATGAAATCACTGATGATCTGAAAGTTAGAGTAGAAGACCTGAATAAACTGTTGAGCGATGAGAAATACGTAAATTTTGAAAAGGGAGTGGAAGCTGATGAACTCAAAGCAAAAGTAACAGATCTCAAGGGAAGAGAAGAGCTGAGCGAACGCAAAATTGAAATATTACAGGAGCGCAATAAACTCTTACAGGAAGACATAGAATCCTTGCAGGAGCAACTTCTTGAGGGAGAGAGAGGAAAAGACGAAGCTGAGGCGCTTCTGTTTGAAATACAGAAAGAGTTAGATGTCCTTGACGATGATAAAGAAGGTGAAGAAATAATTGGAGGCGTCACAAAACACTTTGCTCGAGTTCGTTTACTTGTCCAGACGCTGAAGAAAAAGTTGGAGGACAATCAGGGTTACATCCAAAACTTAGAAAGTGAGATAAAAGGGGAGAAAGATCGCAACACCGAAAACATAGATGAGATTGAAAGACTCCTTCGAAGGATAGAGTccg gaaaaggaaaggaggaACAGGGGCAGCTGATAGAAACAATCCGTAATTTGTTGGACGAAAATGAAAAGCTTGCGGCTGATCTTGAGTCACAAAACAAGGCCTTGAATGAAGATATCGCAGAAGAAAGAGACAGAGTTATGGAGTTACGAGGAAGAGTGGGGGAACTCCAGCAGACCATCAATGATGAAAAAAGGGTTAATGTTGACATGGAAATGGAAGTCTCAAAACTCAAGAACCAACTAGAAGACGAAGAATCTAAGAACGAGCTCAGTTTAAAGAGAATTGAACTTCTCCAGCAAGAAATCAACAACTTACTTCAAACCATCAAAGAAAAAGTAGGAACGCTTGAAGAGTTACGTTCTCAGGTTTGTGACTATGAAGACctcaaagacaaattaaaagctgaaagacaaagaaacgaGGATAATGTTCAAAGTGTCATGGAGCTACAAAACAGAGTTGTTAGAAATGAGAAAATACTTgaagagaaagaagaagaaataagAAAGATAACAGTGGAGCTAAAAATTACGCAAGAAAAGTTAGAGAATGCAGAGAAAGAGTTGGAATGGATCAAGgagaataataaattattatcggGGATCCTTCAAGAAAAAGACAGAAGTTTATTGGAGAAGGAGGAAAGACTTAAGCAAGCCTTGGCGAATCTTAACTCAGAGCGCACAGTGCAAAATGAATATTCAGTCAAATGCGAAATGCTGGAAAAGAAGATCTACTTGACAGAATCTGAGAACAAAGAAGTAACAAAGGTTGCCGAACTCGCCGAAAAcgaattgaagaaagaaaaggaaaggaatgcCGAGAAAGATGAAGAGCTTAATAAACTCAAAGAACTAATAGAGGAAGAACGCCAGAAGAATCAGGACAGTCAACGCTTTATCCATGATCTTGAGGAACAACTTTCAGACGCAGATGCTCTGAACCAATATAACCAAGGAATCAAATCcaattcaattgaaaacctcaTGGAGGCAGAAAAGCAAAATGAACAGCTTCTTAACATTATTGAGGAGATGaaagaaaatgtaaatgaaaaaGAACTTGGAATTGAAGAGCTTGTAACGAGGTATGCTGTTGAAGAACAGAAGCTGAGAGACGAGGTGACACATCTTAAGCATCAGCTCGACTTCTCTAGAATGGATAACCAGACGAAAACAGACATCATAAAATATCTGAAAGACGAAGTTGATAGAATGAATAATGTAATGAGGATCAAAGAATCTGTTTTTGGAGTTGAAAGGAGAGGAAGCAATGAAAATGTATCGCAGCGTGTTCAAGAACTAGAGCAATGTCCTGATGCAAGTATCTTGCCAGAGTACGAAGATCGACTTGGTGAAGAGCCCGGCAAAGAGCTAGATGAACAGGAATCGGATGTCCAGGAGTTCTTAGAAATACTTGAAGGAGAAAAGCGAAAAAATATTGTGTACGAGGATATGATTCAGCGTCTTGAAGAAATGGTGAGGCTCAAAGACGTGTTATCGAACACTGATGAATGCGATTCAGGAAATACAGAACGAGCCAATGAGACAAGAAAAGAACTCTACTTTAAAACAGAGGAATACAAGGACAAAAAACACGGATACATGCACGAAGAGGTCATCAGATTGGGAGAAATAATAGACGATCTTCGTGGCCGACTGAGAGCTGAGCAGAGACAAGTCAAAGATCGAGACCATCTTATTTCTCGACTAAACGAAGCCAACAAGAGAGATCTTGCGAGGAACGAAGATCTCTCTGGACAGTTGCATGCAGTGAAAGAAAGGGCGATGCAGCAACTGCGACATTCCGAGGAGATGACGAAGAAGGTTGAAGACGGACAGAAATTAATTAGAGATTTGGAAGTACAAGTTGAAAAGGAGAAACTTCGTGCGTCTACTATTGAATCAGTATTAGCTACTGAGAAAGGAAAATCTacagaaaagaaagaagtgaCGAAAGATTTAAAACGGAGGGTTGAAGAATACCAGAAAACTGTTAACGATATTAAAGGGAAAGTTGATAAGATAAATCGACATTTGCATTGCATGTCACCAGGTGGACACGACTCACCACGCGTAGGGGCTCCTGAGGCTTCAATGAAAAGAATAAACGAGAGGCTTGCCTCGCACAGTTCTTTCATTCGAGAACTGAAAGCGAGTGTAAGCGCAGTGGAAGAAACAAGCAAAACCATTCGAGAAGAGCTGAGGACGCATACCGACAAGAACACTAAACAAGACAGGAAAATTGAAGAATTATTGGGAAGATCTTCTGAGTATGATAACCTTGTAGTTGAGATGAAACAAGAGCTTGGAGAAATACGAAAATCTTACCAGGAATTAAGCGGAGACTTAGCACCTGTTAAAGATATCCATGCATCCGATGGCAGACCAGAAAGTCCAACGAAACTCTTACGAAGTATGCCGGAACATGAACTTATGAAACAGATGTCAAACTTTGAAGAGTTGTTAGAGGCGTTATTCTCGGAAGAAGCTCGCAGGATCGAGGAACTGCAGGATAAGTTGGATGAAGTGTTTCAGAAAAATATTGAGTTTTCGTCCATTTTGCTCGAAATAAAAGCTAACTTTGAAGATGATAGATCAAAACGAGTGCCTTGGGAAGTTGAAAGAGACGAACTGAAAACCACAGTTTCGAAGAGCGAAGCCAAAATAGATCATTTGGTCTCGACTTTGGAAAAAGAAGAGATGGAAAAAGAGAAACTGCGTGAAAAGATTCAAGGTATGGAAGACGAAGTTAAGGACAAAGAAAAGTTGTCACATACCCTACAAACAGAAATTCGCGAAGCAGAAAAGATTATTAAAAAGCTCGAAAAAGAACTGAAGGAAGAGCAAAAGCTTAACTCGGACTTACAAGAGACGATGATTAAAGAATTGGATGAAAATCTACAAGACAGTAAGAATAAACTGGAAGAAATCAAAATGCAAGCAGATCAAGAGTTGCAAAAAACGGTCGCTTTATCAATGGAAGAGAATTCAAAGAAAGAGGAACAAATAAGAGAGCTGGAGAATGAAATGGAGAAGCAAGGTCATCTTCTGGAGGAATTAAGGTCTTGTTTGGAGAAAGAGCAAAACAGCGTGTTTGAACTGAACGAGCGCCTGGAGATCGAACGAAGTAACTCCGCTATGAAGGAAAACATGATCGCAGATCTTAGAGAAAAACTAAAAAGTGAGATAGAACGAAGTAAAGAGCTAAGCAAGGTTATCATGGAAGCTGAAGATCGAACACTCAGACTAAGTGAAGCTCTCACTACAGAACAAGTCCGCGGAGTTGAACGAGAGGATGCCATGAAACACCTGCGAGAAACATTGAAAGTGGAGGAAGGAAGGCTAAGTGACGCTACCGATGCTCTGGAGGAAGAAATGCAGCGAACCAAACACTTGAAAGAGAAGCTGTCTTTTGAGCAGCTCTTGAAATCGGAATTCGAAAGGGAGCtggacaaaaccaaaacaagtcTTGCTGAGGAACGAAAGGCAAAGGATACTGTACTGGGAGAACTGAACAGGGACAAGAGTTCCTTGTACGAGACTGGAAACAAGCTGAAAGAGCAAGAGGATACAGCAAAACAGATGAATAATATCATGGACGAACTCAAATCGGAGCTGGACACAGAAAGAAAATGTTACCAGATCCTTACCGCTCGGCTTCAATCAGAGCAAAACCGCATAGTTGAGTTAGAGATAAAGCTCAACAAGGCAGAGACAGTAATAAACAGTGACAAAAGTCTTCTGGATAACCTCAGAGAAAACTGTTTGCAAGTGGAAGAGAaacaatgtgaagtgctagaaaaGTTAGAGAAGGCTGAAAAACTAATCAGAGAGAAAGACGAAGAGATTAACACGCTGATAAACGAACTGGCAGCCGAAAAGATTCGTGTGGAGGAACTTCTAGCTGACCTGGAAAGTGAAAGGCTCTTCAAGTCGCAGATGGAGGAGAGGATCAAAGAGTTAGAGGAAACAACAACCAGAGATGAGCTTCTTTTTGAAGAGCTTCGACGCAAGATAGACGCCGAAGCGATAAAAAATCGCGAGATTGCAGAGCAGTGTGACCAGGAAAGAATGAAAGGTCAAATGCTTCAGAAAAGAGTTAGAGAACTTGAAAAACATGTTGCCCAAGATAGCGAGACTTTTGACGAACTTAAACGAAACATTGAAGCTGAAAAAGAGCAAAGTCGAAAATTAGATGAAATGCttcagaaagaaagaaatgaaactgtACGACGTGACAACATTTTGACTGACCTTGAAGGACAGCTGCACATGGAACGAATAGCAAGAGACGAGGTCACAGGACAATTGGAATATGAAAGAAAGTGTAATAGCGATTTGCACGATCAGTTACGATTAAGTCGCGAGGAAGAATTTAACAGAAAGGAAATAGAAAGAAAGCtcacagaagagatgaaatatGAAATGCAAGAGAAGATAGCAATACAGGCCCAGAAAGCAGAGGAGCTGGAGTCCATGTTGGAATCAGAGCAgttcaaagtgtttgagaaagaGATTTCCAGGAGCGAATTGCAAAACACCTTGGAACAAAAAGACCGCTTGCTTGGCCAAGTGGCAGATGAACTTGCAAAAGACTTGGAAGACGGTCAAAGTTCAACTGACGATGAAAAGGAGTCACGTGATCGCAATGTTGTCGATGGATTGGGTAGAACAAGAGGAGAttttcaagaaaagaaaaatcagtATGATGACCTGTTCGATGCGATTTTAGCAAGGAGGACTATAGAGAAGAATGGAAAACAGAAGTCGAGGGAGCGAAAAAGACGTCTTGTTGAGAAGGAATCGCTCTTAGAGGATCTCAACAGAAAATACGAGGAAGAACGAAAGCAAAAGGTCGAAAGAGTCCTTGAACTTCAGGAATATGAAGAGAGGATCACGCTATTTCAAAATGAGCGAGGAGCATATCGCGAAAAATCTGAAAGGCTGCAATACGATTTGGAAAGCGAAAGGAATCGAAGCCATGACTTTGAGACTTTGCTCGCTGATGAGCAGAAAAAAAACCACGATCTAGACGAGTTAGTGAGATCACTTGAAAACAAGGTAAACGAAGGCTTCAGTCGTATGCATGCAACTACAGAGCAATATGAAGAACGGATGAGAGAGAATCGCGCCAGACAGGAAGAAAATATAAAGCTACGAAACCTCTGTGGAGTTCAGCAAGATAAAATAGAGCAACTCCATAAAGAATTGGAGGGTATCCGGATTCTGtgccaagaaaaagaaaactttgctcAAGACGCCATTTGTCAAGTAAAGGATTTGAAGAAGGAATTCGATGAAGCTGAGCGAGATATCTGTGTCAAGGAAGTGgaagaaaagaggaaaagtgGGTCACAACATGACAACGATGCACCAATAGAAACAGCAAAGGAATCTCGCGAAGCTCTCAGCAGTTTGAGAGACGAGATTAACAACGTCAAAAGAATTATGAATAATAAGCTTAGGGAATTAACTGACCTGCGTAAGCAGCTAAGTGAAACTGGAGACGTAACTGACAGTGCATCGTTTAGGAAAATGCAAGAAAGGGCACTAAAAGCTGAGACACAGCTAAAGAAGCTTCAATCTTCCTATCAACTACTCCAGGCTGATATcgaaataaaaaagtttttagTGGAAGAAGCTCACGCGGAAGCTAAAAGTTTGAGAAATGCTTTGAATGAGAAAGTTAGGATAATAATAGAACTTAGTAGCAGCAAGGAAAGCGACAAGGCATCGAGAACAAAAGAAGAATACAGGGATGAGAACGAAATCCacaaattaaaattgaatttgtccatgaaagaaaaagaaatcgaaAATCTCAGTAAGGAATACAAAGCACAACTCGCAAAGAAAGATTCGGAACTTCGAGATTTGGAGATGTCTGTCCAGGTTGTGAAATCTGTTTATCAAGGGTTGACAGtggagaaagaaagagaagatGCATTGAAGAATGCCGAGAAAATGCGAAAGAGCAAAGAGGACATAGGTACCGCGGTTGAAATGGTGGCAGATCTGAAAGAACAAATCGATACCCTGCAGGGGGAGATAGCAGAGCAACAACAGATAGCACAGAGCTTGAAAGAGGATGATAAGAGTGCGAAGTTACGAGGTGAGAATGAAAAGAATTACCTAAAGAGACGTACCAGCATACGTGGTGTTATTTCTACACAGATcgacgaaaaagaaaagaaattaaagcgACTGCAAACGCTGTTGGTTTCTATAGAAAACCGATATGGACGAGATATTTTACGACTAAGGGAAAGAGATGAAAACGGGGAGTCAACAAAGAGTGAAGAAGTAAATCTTTCAGCCACTTTGCCTCTGCCCGATTTAGTTGGAAATGCAGTTCAGTGTGCTGTCAAAGGGAACGATGAATCGACCATTGAATATGCCCATCCAGACCAAAATAACCAATCAGGAGTTGATGAAAACGTTCTCCTAaatgaaaaatcaagaaaaccaCTGGTAAAGTGGAAAACCTTTTTCGTATTTGTTTTTGCTGCAATTGCTCTCGGTGTTTTCGGTGTTGTTTTTGGATCAAAAGCATCCGGGCTTTGGCTCGGAGTTATTGCAGCTTCAGTAATCTCGATCTTTGTGTTTGTCAATCGCTTGGGGAAAAACGTGACCGAGGAGGGATCCCGTGGTGTGAGGTATCGAGAGAAAGAGTTGCTTGACAAAATCGAAGAAATGTCGATTCTTCGGGAGGGAGATGAGAAATTAATTGGAGAGCTTAAGAGGCAACTGCAGGACGAAATAGCCGACAAAGAAGTCAAACGAGTGGAAATGGAACAACTATTGGCCACAAACGACGCTATTTCCAGTTACGACAAGCAAAGAGATGCAGAAGAGTTCGAAGCGAGAATGAGGCAAGAGatcgaaaaaacaaaactttatgAGGCGGAAAAAAGCAAAAGAGGATTCGAGGAGTATAAGGTTTTACAAGAGAAAATTGACTACATGAGGCAACTAAGGGAAAGCGACATGATGGAGAGACAAGCTAAGATAGCGGAGCTTGAAAAGTTGGCTGTCATATCTGACGAAAGGAGAGAGTATGGTATCAAAGCTTTCAATATCCCTATCTCAGTCATTCCCATTTGCCTCGCAATATCATTCTTGCTATGCAAGCTGTCGGTTCTTCACTTCGCAGCTCCCTATGTGATGTTTGGGATAGCTGTCACCTTTTCTACTAACGCATGGCTCTCCAGAAAGAAAGTGGCCCAGATGTTACGATATGAGAGACAAAACTTTGAAGAACAAAACGAAGAAATGGACGAAATGACCGATCTCTTGGATAGACAGTTTGACGTGGTCAAATCCCAGAAGTCCGCAATCGATATGCTAATGAAAGAAATTGAGAAAGAAAAgcaggaaaggaaagaaaagcgaAATACACTGGCTAAGTTAATTTGGCAACTACAAGAACTGGAAGGTATGCAGCATATAATTTCTAAACAGTCCCCTAAACGGAAGGAGACAAAAGAGCTTGAAGATGCTG